DNA from Lentilitoribacter sp. Alg239-R112:
ATTGGAGCAAGGGCGCTTTAATGGTATGGCGCTTGCATTGGGCGTGTGGACAGGATCCATCACATGGGGTTTATCAACGTCTCTGGGCTTGAGCGCGATTATGCAGAAATCACCCATAATTTTTGATATTTTACTGCTGGCTGGCGGCTCATATATGTTCTACATGGGGTTTAACTCTGCTAAACAAGTTATTAATTTAAAAGGAAATAATTCATCTTCACCTGCCAATGACAATGCTCCTGTTAAATCTCCTATCAAACAATATATTCGCGGATTACTAATCCATTTAACAAATCCGAAAGCTGCCACAGTCTGGCTCACAATTGTGCTTTACGGCACCACAATGGCAGAGGAAAATGGCACGGATTTAGTCATATTTATTCTACCTTGTTTTGCAATTGCAGCTATGGTGATGTCAGGTTATGTTTTATTCTTTTCAAGCCGCCCGATGATTGCGCTTTACGCTCGCGTTCGCAAACCATTTACCCTCACAACAGCGGCCTTCTTTATAGGAGCCGGACTGTTTATGCTTTATAGCGCATGGGAGGCGTTTAGATGACAAAAGGATTGGCTAATGAGTAGAGAAGTTGGTGTCATTTTTGATATGGACGGGTTGCTGCTGGACACTGAGCGCGTTTATCTGGAATGTTTTACAAATGCGCAAGCTGCACTGGGGTTGATGCATAATCCAACGCCCTACCTCAACTCAATTGGCATTGCCGGGGACACATCTGATCTTATCATTGGCGAAAGCTTAAGCAATGGCGTGACTGTAGAGCAATTTGTTGCAGTTTGGGATGAGAAAATCCATGCACGACTTGAGCAGGAAATCCCTGTGAAAAAAGGGGTGTTTGAACTGCTTGAGATTTTGTCTGCCAAAAACTTGTCCATCGCGGTTGCCACATCATCGCGAACAGCCACCGCGGAAAAACATCTTACACAAGCTGGTATCATAGATCGTTTTGAGACTATTATTGGCCGCGACCAAGTCAGCAACCCCAAACCACATCCCGAACCATACCTAACAGCCGCAAATGCCATTGGGCGCAACATTTCCAAATGTTTTGCCTTTGAAGATAGCGAAACAGGCACGACAGCCGCACTGGCCTCTGGCGCACAAGTCGTACAAGTACCAGACCTGCAACAACCATCAGACAAGTTGCGTGCCCACGGGCATATTATTGCGACGGATTTGATGGCTGGCGCACGGGCGATTGGGTTGGTTTGAGTGTATAAACTCAGCAAACAGGACATCATTTTTCTTCGGATAGTTGTTTTTCAATCTTACTCAAAAACTCTTCCGTTGGTGTATTGTCAACCTCGTTGAAGTCAGCAGGGTAATACTTAAAACGAATGCAAAATGTGAAGATAATTAGTAATACTGTCGAAAATATCAGGGTTGCGAAACTAAAAAGAAATTTCGCTACCAGCTTAGTCTCTTCCTCAAACAATTGAGATAATATTACATTTCCAGCTATTATAACTGGATATGCCAAGAGGCCAAATAACATTAAAAAAACCAGAAAAACAAAAAAGTATAGTATCACTTTTTGACCAACACCTGATTTTTCACCAAAAAAATCTGGTGTCAAAACTTCGGACCACAGATTGTTGGCAATTTTATCTAACAAAACAATATCAAATGAATAAATTCCGGCGA
Protein-coding regions in this window:
- a CDS encoding LysE family translocator; its protein translation is MEQILLFYLTFAVAVASPGPANFAMMHTALEQGRFNGMALALGVWTGSITWGLSTSLGLSAIMQKSPIIFDILLLAGGSYMFYMGFNSAKQVINLKGNNSSSPANDNAPVKSPIKQYIRGLLIHLTNPKAATVWLTIVLYGTTMAEENGTDLVIFILPCFAIAAMVMSGYVLFFSSRPMIALYARVRKPFTLTTAAFFIGAGLFMLYSAWEAFR
- a CDS encoding HAD family phosphatase — protein: MSREVGVIFDMDGLLLDTERVYLECFTNAQAALGLMHNPTPYLNSIGIAGDTSDLIIGESLSNGVTVEQFVAVWDEKIHARLEQEIPVKKGVFELLEILSAKNLSIAVATSSRTATAEKHLTQAGIIDRFETIIGRDQVSNPKPHPEPYLTAANAIGRNISKCFAFEDSETGTTAALASGAQVVQVPDLQQPSDKLRAHGHIIATDLMAGARAIGLV